The window ACCAACTGCTCAACAGCCGACTCAATAGAGTCATACTTGCCGATAGCAGTTCCAGAGAGGATAGCCGTGCCGAGACACACCCCCTCGGATATATCAAGTGCGATGACCTTTTTCCCAAACATATCGGCTTTGAGCTGCAGCCATTTCTCAGACTTCGCACCGCCACCGATAGCACGGACTTCATTGATGATAACACCCGCGTCCTGCAGCATGGCGAGATTCTGCTTAATTTCGTAACTAATGCCTTCCAAAATCGCTTTGACGAGTTCACCTTTCGTCGTCGAGAGCGTCAACCCAACAATCGCGCCCTTCGATTCGAGATCGAGATAAGGGGTTCCTGAACCCGTGAAGTGCGGCAACACCATCGCCGTTCCCGGAGCATCGGGTAATTTTTCCATCAATATATCGTAGACATCCCGTCCCTCTGCTTCCGCCTGTGCGACCTCTGTCTGTGCAAGCGTGTCTCTGAACCATCGCAGCACAACGCCACCACTGGATACAAAACCGAGCGTGACATACAAGCCGTCAACGACGTGTGGATAACAGGCGAAATTGCCGTCTATCATCTGCTGATTGATAACAGGCTCTGTAAAAGCAGGGGCTATACATTCAACGGTACCGGTGGCATCCATGACCTCACCACTCCGAATGATTCCTGACCCTAACGCACCACACGGTTGGTCGTGTCCACCTGTAACGCATACCACGCCTTGTGGTAAACCGAGTTCGTCAGCCACTTCGGCACTTACCTCACCGATAACTGTTCCCGAAGGTGCCGTATCAGGAAAAAGGGCTGCATCTACATCCGCCAGACCGAGCATCTTCTCTGACCACGACTTATTGATAATATCAAACGCCATTGTGCGGGCAGCGAGGGAATAGTCTACAACTGGCGGAACACCGAGTTTGAAATAGACGAAATCCTCAAAGCCGAGAAATTTCCATACCTGTCGATAGATGTCGGGTTGGTTCTGCTGTATCCAGATAAGTTTCGCTAAGGTATGAATATCACTGATTGGCATTCCGGTGATTTGCATCACTTCGAGCGGCGTAATGTGTTGTCTCAACGCATCACAGATGCCGGATGTCCGTGCGTCAAACGTGGTAATTGCGTTTGCTAAAATCTGTCCATCGGCTGCTATCGGTGTTACGGCTTCACCTTGTGAAGCGACACTGATTGCCTCAATCGGATCGGATTGTGTTTGTGTTGCAACCTGTTGAATGCCGGTTGCTATATTTTCCCAGACGACGTTCGCGTCGAGTTCCGACCAACCGGGTTGCGGGTGGTTCAACGGATATTCGCCGTATGCCTGCGCGAGAACGGTACCATCTTCGCGGAAGGCGATGACCTTACATCCAGTGGTGCCTACATCAATACCCAAAAGACTCATTGCTTGCTTCTCTCCTTGATACGGGATGCAAGTATTTTATAATGGATTGGAGATTAATGCAAGGATTTGTTTTTTCGTTAGCGGTCAGCAGTCAGCGCAAGAAAGTTTGCGAGTGTGCTAAAATGGGGTAAAGTTGCGAAGTGTTCTAAAGTGAACTAAAGTTGAAAGTTGTTAAGAGATGTGTGATGAACCAAAAGTCTCTTTCAACTTTACAGATGAAGTGGCAACGTTTATTCAGACCAAAATTTAGCAAAGTTAAGACCAGTGTTATTTTTCAAATGCAACAGATACCAAATACCCTAACGCTAAGTGAAGGCGTTTCGGAGTTGTTAATCGTCGCGTGCCGCGTTGATAAGCGCCGCGGCTTTTTTGTGGATGTCTAATGCCACGGTCAACTTCTCAACCAGTTGCTCAAGGTGAGCAATCCGTGCCGCATCGTCTTTAGATATTTTATCAGTGGGTTCAAAGAGAGACGCTGCGTTTTCAAGGAGTTGCTGCTTCCATTTTGAGAGTTGAGCTTCGCTGAGGTTATGTCGCCGACACAGTTCCGCTTGGGAACTTTCACCGCGGAGTGCCTCAAGCACAACTTTCGCTTTAAACTCGGGGGTGAAGGTTCTTCGTTTTCGCTTCGCCATCGGATGCTCCTTTCAAGTGTGATTGTTATTATAACCCAAGTTGCTACTTACACGATTTTAGACATGCACACCTCGTTTTTTACTGAAAACTGTCGATGATCCAAGCATTTTGTAGCGTAAACTTTCAGTTTGCACACACAGATACACAATCTAAAAGATTATGCTACAGGGTGGCAACTTGCGTTATTATATCATAATCTTGATTTAGAGGTGGCCCGAATTTCCGATGGCAGTCCAATATAATCAATAAGATGAAAATTAAAAACATAAAAAACATGAGAATCTTCTTTATTGAGACACTGCTTTGGGGGTGTCTTGTGCGGTGGGTGAGATGGCGGGTTGTTTTTTCGTAAGGCAACGATGGATACAATTAAAGCACCGAGCGCACACAGCGCGACCGCCCAGTCTTTTACTAACGAGCAATCTGAACAACTTCATTGTGGCGGATTACATACCCTACACGGTTCATACCGCAACTTCGCTTCTTCCAACGTTATCGGTATTTTGCTTTTCAACCAACGACACCCCGCGAGATGGTATTTTTTGCCTGTCTCTGTCCTGTACACCTGCTCACTTTGTTTCGGTTCCGGTGTTTCTGGGGGATCTTCTGGCACACCGCTGTATACCCCTTTGCCAACTTTCCTCGCTTTTGCCGCATAGTGCTGGAACAATTCAGTGTGTTTAAACGGAAAACGGATATAGACATGCCCATACCCTTGCCTCACGATCTCTAAATTCACAAAAAGCCCATCTGGGACCCGATACAGATATGCCAGCAGCCTGTCGTATTTATCCGTCCGATCTCCGTCAAACCGAAGATAGACAGATTCGCCCGTCAACAGATTCTTGGTGAAATTCGAGGCTTCTTTCCCATACGGCTCAACGGGTTGGTTGGG is drawn from Candidatus Poribacteria bacterium and contains these coding sequences:
- a CDS encoding FGGY family carbohydrate kinase produces the protein MSLLGIDVGTTGCKVIAFREDGTVLAQAYGEYPLNHPQPGWSELDANVVWENIATGIQQVATQTQSDPIEAISVASQGEAVTPIAADGQILANAITTFDARTSGICDALRQHITPLEVMQITGMPISDIHTLAKLIWIQQNQPDIYRQVWKFLGFEDFVYFKLGVPPVVDYSLAARTMAFDIINKSWSEKMLGLADVDAALFPDTAPSGTVIGEVSAEVADELGLPQGVVCVTGGHDQPCGALGSGIIRSGEVMDATGTVECIAPAFTEPVINQQMIDGNFACYPHVVDGLYVTLGFVSSGGVVLRWFRDTLAQTEVAQAEAEGRDVYDILMEKLPDAPGTAMVLPHFTGSGTPYLDLESKGAIVGLTLSTTKGELVKAILEGISYEIKQNLAMLQDAGVIINEVRAIGGGAKSEKWLQLKADMFGKKVIALDISEGVCLGTAILSGTAIGKYDSIESAVEQLVTPREVYYPREDVAQRYDEKLKAYEQIYPALRTLNYEV
- a CDS encoding transposase yields the protein MAKRKRRTFTPEFKAKVVLEALRGESSQAELCRRHNLSEAQLSKWKQQLLENAASLFEPTDKISKDDAARIAHLEQLVEKLTVALDIHKKAAALINAARDD
- a CDS encoding thermonuclease family protein, which gives rise to MKEAIVEQAVKMKKPFTTTVGILGLLCLCAIFGGSESPKATVVPYPVEDFAGDVAYRVLRVIDGDTVEIDYEGETTPVRLIGVDTPETVHPNQPVEPYGKEASNFTKNLLTGESVYLRFDGDRTDKYDRLLAYLYRVPDGLFVNLEIVRQGYGHVYIRFPFKHTELFQHYAAKARKVGKGVYSGVPEDPPETPEPKQSEQVYRTETGKKYHLAGCRWLKSKIPITLEEAKLRYEPCRVCNPPQ